The Magnolia sinica isolate HGM2019 chromosome 9, MsV1, whole genome shotgun sequence genome contains a region encoding:
- the LOC131256778 gene encoding CBL-interacting serine/threonine-protein kinase 21-like has product MGYAANIGKYQLGRTIGEGTFAKVKVAVNTETGHNVAIKIIDKQMVIDNNLMDQVKREISTMKLLHHPNIVRIYEVIATKRKIYLVMEYISGGQLTDKMSYLKRLHEDEARKCFQQLIDAVDYCHCRGVYHRDLKPENLLLDSQGNMKVSDFGLSILRKPGDLLSTACGSPSYVAPEVIANKNYDGSAADVWSCGVILFELLAGYLPFEDRNLMNLYRKISRAEYVWPEWFTEVQRKLIFRILDPRPGTRMTVAEILENDWFHIDYKPSTGIDSDENVDLDDVNAAFDSIGETTAEMEKAKSPSFINAFQLIAMSNDLDLSGLFEEEDNDKQRTRLGSEHSIHETIEKIEVAAKDVRLSVERMNNSKVKLHGTRMLTRCRSHFTVSAEVIEVAPTHCVVEISKYAGELRVYKEFCKSLSSVLKEESVDGSSQLCMSSTADGVDGNDPQETKCSKEDDTDEDSKEFLQCYSSF; this is encoded by the exons ATGGGTTATGCAGCCAACATAGGGAAGTACCAGCTGGGTCGAACCATTGGTGAAGGCACCTTCGCCAAGGTCAAGGTGGCGGTGAACACTGAGACGGGCCACAACGTTGCGATCAAGATCATTGATAAGCAGATGGTCATAGATAACAATCTCATGGATCAG GTCAAGAGAGAGATCAGTACAATGAAGCTTCTACACCACCCCAACATCGTCCGTATATATGAG GTTATTGCGACCAAGAGGAAGATATACCTTGTGATGGAATATATCTCAGGGGGGCAGCTCACTGACaagatg TCTTACCTCAAACGATTGCACGAAGATGAGGCAAGAAAATGCTTCCAGCAGTTGATTGATGCCGTCGACTACTGCCATTGCAGAGGTGTGTATCACAGAGATCTAAAG CCTGAAAACCTGCTACTGGACAGTCAAGGGAATATGAAGGTCTCTGATTTCGGACTCAGCATATTGCGCAAG CCTGGAGACTTACTATCTACGGCATGCGGTTCCCCGAGCTATGTCGCTCCTGAG GTGATTGCCAATAAGAACTACGACGGATCGGCAGCAGATGTTTGGTCTTGCGGCGTGATTCTTTTCGAATTACTCGCGGGTTATCTACCCTTCGAAGATCGTAACCTGATGAATTTGTATCGGAAG ATATCAAGAGCAGAATATGTTTGGCCTGAGTGGTTTACAGAAGTCCAAAGAAAGCTAATTTTCAGGATATTGGATCCACGGCCTGGAACG CGAATGACGGTGGCGGAAATACTTGAGAATGATTGGTTTCATATAGATTACAAGCCTTCTACGGGCATCGACAGTGATGAGAATGTAGACTTGGATGATGTTAATGCTGCATTCGACAGCATAGGA GAAACCACTGCTGAGATGGAAAAAGCCAAGTCCCCAAGTTTCATCAATGCTTTCCAACTGATAGCAATGTCTAATGATCTAGATTTGTCAGGCCTTTTTGAAGAAGAG GACAATGACAAACAGAGAACAAGATTGGGTTCGGAGCATTCGATTCACGAGACAATAGAAAAGATTGAGGTTGCTGCAAAGGATGTACGCCTCTCAGTTGAGAGGATGAACAATTCCAAG GTGAAACTTCATGGAACGAGGATGCTTACAAGATGTAGATCACATTTCACAGTATCGGCAGAG GTGATTGAGGTCGCCCCAACTCACTGCGTGGTAGAAATATCAAAATATGCAGGAGAACTAAGGGTGTACAAAGAG TTCTGCAAGAGCTTATCAAGTGTGCTTAAAGAGGAATCTGTAGATGGTTCATCACAGTTGTGCATGTCTTCCACAGCAGATGGAGTCGATGGAAATGATCCTCAGGAAACAAAATG TTCCAAAGAGGATGACACTGACGAGGATAGTAAAGAATTCCTTCAGTGCTATTCTTCCTTCTAA